The Sphaerospermopsis torques-reginae ITEP-024 genome has a window encoding:
- a CDS encoding Rpn family recombination-promoting nuclease/putative transposase yields the protein MKTDTIFYTLLQNLPSVLFEVLEKSPALASHYEFSSVEIKELARRIDGLFLPKPEYPEDPIYFVEVQFQSDDNLYWRLITEAFLYLNQYKPQKSWQTVVLWANRDLDPGVPLAYQTSLAPGQIHVVYLDEIADTSSSIGLGIIKLVVSPEDEAIQEARSLINLVKKADAENSRDLLELVERMLIYKFSSYSRQELEAMFGLTEWQQTRFYQEVKEELREEVKEETKLEIIPKLLHEGLTIEQIARILELDIEVVRQAIKKESK from the coding sequence ATGAAAACAGATACCATATTTTACACCCTGCTTCAAAATCTCCCCAGCGTTTTATTTGAAGTTTTAGAAAAGTCACCCGCACTGGCTTCACACTACGAGTTTTCTTCTGTAGAAATCAAAGAGTTAGCACGTCGGATTGATGGCTTATTTTTGCCCAAACCAGAGTACCCAGAAGACCCGATTTATTTTGTAGAAGTACAATTTCAGAGCGATGATAATTTATACTGGAGATTAATTACAGAAGCGTTTCTTTATTTAAACCAGTATAAACCCCAAAAATCATGGCAAACTGTAGTATTGTGGGCAAATCGGGATCTTGATCCTGGTGTACCCTTAGCATATCAAACTTCACTAGCTCCTGGACAAATTCATGTAGTTTATTTAGATGAAATAGCTGATACATCATCTTCAATTGGTTTAGGAATTATTAAATTAGTGGTTTCTCCTGAAGATGAGGCTATACAAGAGGCACGAAGTTTGATTAATCTGGTAAAAAAAGCAGATGCAGAAAACAGTCGTGATCTTTTAGAATTAGTAGAGAGAATGCTGATTTACAAATTTTCATCCTATAGCCGTCAGGAGTTAGAGGCAATGTTTGGATTAACAGAATGGCAACAAACTCGATTTTATCAAGAAGTGAAGGAAGAACTTAGGGAAGAGGTTAAGGAAGAGACTAAGTTAGAAATAATTCCTAAACTGTTACATGAGGGGCTAACTATAGAACAAATTGCTCGTATCCTTGAGTTAGATATAGAAGTGGTGAGACAAGCAATCAAAAAGGAAAGTAAATAA
- a CDS encoding trypsin-like peptidase domain-containing protein, with protein sequence MAKPDDIKLEQLEKRYEDFKNAIARIYHKNGKVIGAGFLVSQYHLLTCAHVVTAALGIITNIQESPDGIIELDFPLIAPGQKLKAKVVFWQPVNQGQSKEDIAGLQIEETLPMGVSPIKLVTTSDYWQHKFRIFGFPQGHDTGVWADGELRDVQANRWIQIEAIKVPGYQIERGFSGSPIWDETLQGVVGMAVAAEKKREGVKAAFMIPTTVLVEAWSFLNLINILTTNSDSAITSAIQTAYQTGCSQNPAEKIPTTIEAIVQDLYDLDKINLDRKVKFNPNGHTAKFLQFLINDNNVPHDISEKLKTWGQQYIENFDSTYAHIKDELNPNITPESYILIKIEPLQTKSRAKKPKFKISGWVIPNIQNYIIDSPYYHTIDISDSHDQSFKIEDIPKILKSLLTKKINFSLEKHINIVFFLPKEHLIHPVEQWEIDDFGETSHIGEKYRVIVRDVERLDKQYLRIKKQQWIDKWDKLQNIQNIKCNNFQKIHEYDANNFSAFVNQAIGIILNIFDDHIKNDADKISKIFGSLQSNVIPLAICHRNKISLTDYQNRENHDLNCCSIDELLENVRINRLESRIRSDNHLLGNDVILIYENPHILTPESSYFNT encoded by the coding sequence ATGGCAAAACCTGATGATATTAAACTTGAGCAATTAGAAAAGAGATACGAAGATTTTAAAAATGCGATCGCTCGCATTTATCATAAAAACGGTAAAGTTATCGGTGCTGGTTTTTTGGTGAGTCAGTACCATCTGCTTACCTGCGCTCATGTGGTGACGGCCGCTTTGGGTATTATCACTAACATACAAGAATCACCAGATGGCATTATAGAACTTGATTTTCCCCTGATTGCACCTGGACAAAAATTAAAAGCTAAGGTTGTATTTTGGCAACCTGTGAACCAAGGACAAAGTAAGGAAGATATTGCTGGGTTACAGATAGAGGAAACTTTACCAATGGGCGTAAGTCCTATAAAACTTGTCACTACATCAGATTATTGGCAGCATAAATTCCGCATTTTTGGCTTTCCCCAAGGACATGATACTGGTGTTTGGGCTGATGGTGAACTGCGTGATGTTCAAGCTAATCGCTGGATACAGATAGAAGCAATTAAAGTTCCTGGATATCAAATTGAACGGGGTTTTAGTGGTTCTCCTATTTGGGATGAAACATTACAGGGAGTTGTGGGAATGGCCGTGGCCGCAGAGAAAAAGCGAGAGGGTGTGAAAGCGGCATTTATGATACCGACAACTGTGTTAGTTGAAGCTTGGAGTTTTTTAAATCTGATTAATATTTTAACTACTAATTCTGATTCAGCTATCACTTCAGCTATTCAAACAGCTTATCAGACTGGATGCTCACAAAACCCAGCGGAAAAGATACCCACTACAATAGAAGCCATTGTTCAAGATTTATATGATCTAGATAAAATCAATTTAGATCGTAAAGTCAAATTTAATCCTAACGGACATACAGCAAAGTTTTTGCAATTTTTAATCAATGATAATAATGTTCCTCATGATATATCTGAAAAATTAAAAACATGGGGTCAACAATATATAGAAAATTTTGATTCAACATATGCACACATTAAGGATGAGCTAAACCCAAATATTACACCAGAATCATACATATTAATTAAAATAGAACCATTACAAACAAAATCAAGAGCAAAAAAGCCAAAATTTAAAATTAGTGGTTGGGTTATTCCTAATATTCAAAATTATATAATAGATAGCCCATACTATCATACAATTGATATTTCTGATTCTCATGATCAAAGTTTTAAAATTGAGGATATCCCCAAAATTTTAAAGTCTCTCTTGACCAAAAAAATCAATTTTTCTCTAGAAAAACATATAAATATAGTATTTTTTCTACCTAAAGAACATCTTATTCATCCTGTTGAACAATGGGAAATAGATGATTTTGGTGAAACTAGTCATATTGGTGAGAAGTACAGAGTAATTGTTCGAGATGTGGAACGGTTAGACAAACAATATTTGAGAATCAAAAAACAACAGTGGATTGACAAATGGGATAAATTACAGAATATACAGAATATAAAGTGTAATAATTTTCAAAAAATACATGAATATGATGCTAACAATTTTTCTGCTTTTGTAAATCAAGCAATTGGTATTATTTTAAATATATTTGATGACCATATCAAAAATGATGCTGATAAAATTTCTAAAATTTTTGGTTCATTACAGAGTAATGTAATTCCTTTAGCCATTTGTCATAGAAATAAAATTTCTTTAACAGATTATCAAAATAGAGAAAATCATGATTTAAACTGCTGTAGTATTGATGAATTACTAGAAAATGTGAGAATAAACCGCTTAGAATCACGAATTAGGAGTGATAATCATCTATTAGGAAATGATGTTATTCTCATTTATGAAAATCCTCATATTTTAACACCTGAATCCTCATATTTTAACACCTGA
- a CDS encoding trypsin-like peptidase domain-containing protein, which yields MSTANYFITFKNAIARIYNKNGKVIGAGFLVSQYHLLTCDHVVKTALDIKNNIQESPDGIIELDFPLIASGQKLKAKVVFWQPVNPGQSKEDIAGLDIAGLQIEETLPMGVSPIKLVTTSDYWQHKFRIFGFPQGHDTGVWADGELRDVQATRWIQIEAIKVTGYQIEPGFSGSPIWDETLQGVVGMTVAAEKKREGVKAAFMIPTTVLVEAWSFLNQSIQQPSINSSPSLSRVQEIKARELNKRLVILEGDYEAVYNQLNYTENAESRNNLQRQLNRIEKDMNDVVEQLKMIG from the coding sequence ATGTCAACAGCAAATTATTTTATAACCTTTAAAAATGCGATCGCTCGCATTTATAATAAAAACGGTAAAGTTATCGGTGCTGGTTTTTTGGTGAGTCAGTACCATCTGCTTACCTGCGATCATGTGGTGAAAACCGCTTTGGATATTAAGAATAACATACAAGAATCACCAGATGGCATTATAGAACTTGATTTTCCCCTGATTGCATCTGGACAAAAATTAAAAGCTAAAGTTGTATTTTGGCAACCTGTGAACCCAGGACAAAGTAAGGAAGATATTGCTGGGTTAGATATTGCTGGGTTACAGATAGAGGAAACTTTACCAATGGGCGTAAGTCCTATAAAACTTGTCACTACATCAGATTATTGGCAGCATAAATTCCGCATTTTTGGCTTTCCCCAAGGACATGATACTGGTGTTTGGGCTGATGGTGAACTGCGTGATGTCCAAGCTACTCGCTGGATACAGATAGAAGCAATTAAAGTTACTGGATATCAAATTGAACCGGGTTTTAGTGGTTCTCCTATTTGGGATGAAACATTACAGGGAGTTGTGGGAATGACCGTGGCCGCAGAGAAAAAGCGAGAGGGTGTGAAAGCGGCATTTATGATACCTACAACTGTGTTAGTTGAAGCTTGGAGTTTTTTAAATCAATCTATTCAGCAACCATCAATAAATTCTTCTCCCTCTTTGAGTCGAGTCCAAGAAATTAAAGCTAGGGAATTGAACAAAAGATTAGTAATTTTAGAAGGTGATTATGAAGCCGTTTATAACCAATTGAATTATACAGAAAATGCCGAAAGTCGTAATAACTTGCAGCGACAATTAAACAGGATTGAAAAGGATATGAATGATGTCGTTGAACAGTTAAAAATGATCGGGTGA